One window of Acipenser ruthenus chromosome 52, fAciRut3.2 maternal haplotype, whole genome shotgun sequence genomic DNA carries:
- the LOC131722935 gene encoding scavenger receptor cysteine-rich type 1 protein M130-like: protein MAELGFDIRLINGSNNCSGRVELYFEGQRRRMCDDGWDNASAHVVCKQLGCGYAISPQEGALFGEGTDPSWLLGVSCTGRESSLERCLSGQNGIQECTDGSAVSVICSGAAVPVRLVNGSSSCSGRVEFNSIGVWRAVCGSDWDMNNAEVVCRELGCGSAVSALRGSHFGQGQGSVWQYRMECTGRESSLERCDSHKLVGSFCSQKYSAGAVCSGNASQQHPTTTTPTGKDFST, encoded by the exons ATGGCAGAACTTGGCTTTGATATCAGACTGATCAATGGGAGTAATAACTGCTCTGGGAGAGTTGAGCTATATTTCGAAGGTCAGAGAAGGAGAATGTGTGACGATGGATGGGATAATGCCTCCGCTCATGTGGTCTGCAAACAGCTGGGTTGTGGCTACGCTATATCTCCTCAAGAGGGCGCACTCTTTGGAGAAGGGACAGACCCCTCCTGGCTGTTGGGAGTAAGCTGTACAGGAAGAGAGTCCTCTCTAGAGAGGTGCCTTTCAGGACAGAACGGAATACAGGAATGCACAGATGGTTCTGCGGTCAGTGTAATTTGTTCAG GTGCTGCCGTTCCTGTCAGACTGGTCAATGGAAGCAGCAGCTGCTCTGGGAGAGTTGAGTTCAATTCCATTGGTGTGTGGAGGGCAGTGTGTGGTAGTGACTGGGACATGAACAATGCGGAGgttgtgtgcagagagctgggctGTGGCTCTGCTGTGTCTGCTCTAAGAGGATCCCACTTTGGACAGGGGCAAGGATCTGTCTGGCAGTATAGAATGGAATGTACTGGAAGAGAATCATCACTGGAGAGATGTGATTCACATAAACTTGTAGGATCATTCTGCAGCCAGAAGTATAGTGCAGGGGCTGTGTGTTCAG gaAATGCCTCCCAACAGCACCCTACCACCACCACTCCTACAG GAAAGGATTTCTCAACTTGA